A stretch of Desulfobacter hydrogenophilus DNA encodes these proteins:
- a CDS encoding 3-oxoacyl-ACP synthase III: MKYDKVFIESFGYELAPHIVTSREIDEKLTPFFETVGFVPGQLEALTGIRERRYWDKEHTLAEHAAVAGQRALDEADINPKELGALCFCGVCQDGFEPATSCAVADKIGVGPRTHVYDVKSACLGMITGMVHVANEIQLGHIKAGLVVSCESARQIVDATIEEINTHKSIDFYRRAVATMTGGSGAAAILLTDGTLGKSSTPRHKIKGGVVNNTIRHWDLCYWGFEHKGMPTDSRVIMRTDAQKVLDHGTELAMETYDLFRNELALPENKPDKFVAHQVGEGHHNKFYTAMKIDRKKDFITFPFLGNVGSVSLPISAAIADERGFLVPGDFVAFLGVGSGLNCYFLGVEW, translated from the coding sequence ATGAAGTACGACAAGGTGTTTATTGAATCCTTTGGATATGAGCTGGCACCCCACATCGTGACCAGCCGGGAAATTGATGAAAAACTCACTCCTTTTTTTGAGACTGTTGGGTTTGTGCCCGGCCAGCTGGAGGCATTGACCGGTATCCGGGAACGCCGATACTGGGATAAGGAGCATACCCTGGCCGAACATGCGGCCGTGGCAGGTCAACGGGCTCTGGATGAAGCAGATATTAATCCCAAAGAACTGGGGGCCCTTTGTTTTTGCGGGGTGTGCCAGGACGGATTTGAACCGGCTACATCCTGTGCGGTGGCAGACAAAATCGGTGTGGGGCCAAGAACCCATGTCTATGACGTAAAATCTGCCTGCCTTGGCATGATCACGGGCATGGTTCATGTGGCCAATGAGATCCAGCTCGGGCATATTAAGGCGGGACTCGTGGTCTCCTGCGAATCGGCCCGGCAGATTGTTGACGCCACCATTGAAGAGATAAACACCCACAAAAGCATTGACTTTTATAGAAGGGCTGTGGCCACCATGACCGGGGGCTCCGGAGCCGCGGCAATTCTGCTCACCGACGGGACCCTGGGCAAATCTTCGACGCCGCGTCATAAAATCAAAGGCGGGGTGGTGAACAATACCATCCGTCATTGGGATCTTTGTTACTGGGGATTTGAACACAAGGGCATGCCCACAGATTCAAGGGTGATTATGCGCACCGATGCCCAGAAAGTGCTTGATCACGGCACGGAACTGGCCATGGAAACCTATGACTTATTTCGCAACGAGTTGGCGTTGCCTGAAAATAAGCCGGATAAATTTGTTGCCCATCAGGTCGGGGAGGGCCATCATAACAAATTTTATACGGCCATGAAAATTGACCGAAAAAAGGATTTTATCACCTTTCCTTTCCTGGGAAATGTGGGGTCCGTGTCCCTGCCGATTTCAGCGGCCATTGCCGATGAACGCGGATTTCTTGTGCCCGGCGATTTTGTGGCCTTTTTAGGGGTGGGGTCCGGACTTAACTGCTATTTTCTGGGGGTTGAATGGTAA
- a CDS encoding alpha/beta fold hydrolase, producing the protein MVTRTINGQLTSTAGFEELYPFEPHYADINGHKMHYVDQGKGRPVLMVHGNPTWSFYFRHLITGLSAGFRTIAPDHIGCGFSDKPSAKTYDYTLDQRVADLDALVRRLNINEKISLIVHDWGGMIGLAWALDNLDRVDKIVITNTSGFFLPASKRFPTALWAIKYLAPFAVPAVLGANLFARGALYLAPETRLPQSVKKGLVAPYNSWANRIATLKFVQDIPITANDRSYARVQKVDQGLNALSPDQLMFLWGTRDFVFDIHFLEEFKNRFPRSRAHVFEDAGHYLFEDKPGPTLELIQNFLS; encoded by the coding sequence ATGGTAACAAGGACAATAAACGGACAGCTGACTTCCACCGCAGGGTTTGAGGAGCTTTACCCCTTTGAACCCCATTATGCCGATATTAACGGGCATAAAATGCATTATGTGGATCAGGGCAAGGGCAGGCCTGTGCTTATGGTCCACGGCAACCCCACCTGGTCCTTTTATTTCCGCCATCTGATCACCGGCCTTTCCGCTGGTTTTAGAACCATTGCCCCGGATCATATCGGGTGTGGTTTTTCAGACAAGCCGTCGGCTAAAACGTATGATTACACCTTGGATCAAAGGGTGGCGGACCTGGATGCCCTTGTCAGACGGCTGAATATTAATGAAAAAATATCGCTGATCGTGCATGATTGGGGCGGAATGATCGGACTTGCCTGGGCCTTGGACAACCTGGACCGGGTGGATAAAATTGTCATCACCAACACATCGGGATTTTTCCTGCCGGCGTCCAAGCGCTTTCCGACAGCGCTATGGGCCATAAAATATCTTGCCCCCTTTGCTGTACCTGCTGTTTTAGGTGCCAACCTTTTTGCCCGGGGCGCCTTGTATCTTGCCCCGGAAACCCGGCTGCCCCAATCTGTTAAAAAAGGTCTTGTTGCCCCGTACAATAGTTGGGCAAATCGCATTGCCACCTTAAAATTTGTCCAGGATATACCGATAACAGCAAACGACAGAAGTTATGCCAGAGTCCAGAAAGTGGATCAGGGGCTTAACGCCCTTAGCCCGGATCAGCTCATGTTTTTATGGGGAACCCGGGATTTTGTTTTTGATATTCATTTCCTTGAGGAATTTAAAAACAGATTTCCCCGATCCCGTGCCCATGTATTTGAGGATGCCGGCCATTACCTGTTCGAAGATAAGCCCGGGCCTACCCTTGAATTGATTCAAAACTTTTTGTCCTGA